From Streptomyces sp. NBC_00370, a single genomic window includes:
- a CDS encoding YkvA family protein, whose product MSRELQILIAVAAVVVAVTVGFAIVLAVRLVRTRRRLRASGLPVQNRWVFWAAMIYLVLPTDLVPDPVYLDDIGVLMLALRSMRSSEGKLQYALRSRGGKGELPRSSKAWPRPTEAPPTRH is encoded by the coding sequence ATGAGCCGTGAGCTCCAGATCCTCATTGCCGTCGCCGCCGTCGTGGTGGCAGTCACCGTCGGCTTCGCGATCGTCCTGGCGGTCCGCCTGGTGCGGACCAGGCGCCGGCTGCGCGCCTCAGGACTGCCGGTCCAGAACCGCTGGGTGTTCTGGGCGGCGATGATCTATCTCGTACTCCCCACCGACCTGGTGCCCGACCCCGTGTACCTGGACGACATCGGGGTCCTGATGCTCGCGCTGCGCTCGATGCGCTCCTCGGAGGGCAAGCTCCAGTACGCGCTGCGCTCGCGAGGCGGCAAGGGCGAACTGCCCCGATCATCGAAAGCATGGCCACGTCCGACCGAAGCGCCGCCGACCCGGCACTGA
- the ligD gene encoding non-homologous end-joining DNA ligase: MATSDRSAADPALIRPMLAVPGPLPADDERAPDGSALWAYEVKWDGVRCVVEVASDAAVRLTTRAGNDATPRYPELASLGAQLGGRAAVLDGEVVVLDAKGRPDFGLLQRRMGVTNPRRAARLAVEYPVHLVLFDLMWLDGTSLLGRTYRERRAALAALGVSGPNWSAPGYIEGHGQEAWDATLRGGFEGVVAKRLSSRYTPGLRSPDWRKTKHLLTVDVIIGGWAEGRGGLAGLPGAVLVGLAEPEGLRYVGAVGSGMSERERHDLARYLGVIPRGGSPFANPVDVPAPHWVEPRLVAEITISGWTSGRVVRQPVWHRLRPDLTRLG; encoded by the coding sequence ATGGCCACGTCCGACCGAAGCGCCGCCGACCCGGCACTGATCAGGCCGATGCTGGCGGTCCCAGGACCGCTCCCGGCCGACGACGAGCGCGCCCCCGACGGGAGCGCGCTCTGGGCGTACGAGGTCAAGTGGGACGGCGTGCGGTGCGTCGTCGAGGTCGCGTCCGACGCAGCCGTACGGCTGACCACCCGCGCGGGCAACGACGCGACACCCCGCTACCCCGAACTGGCCTCCCTCGGCGCGCAGCTCGGCGGCAGGGCCGCGGTCCTCGACGGTGAGGTCGTGGTGCTGGACGCCAAGGGGCGGCCGGACTTCGGGCTGCTCCAGCGCCGGATGGGCGTGACCAACCCGCGCAGGGCCGCGCGCCTGGCTGTCGAGTACCCCGTCCATCTCGTCCTGTTCGACCTGATGTGGCTGGACGGCACCTCCCTGCTGGGCAGGACCTACCGGGAGCGCCGGGCGGCCCTGGCCGCCCTCGGCGTCTCGGGCCCCAACTGGTCCGCCCCCGGCTACATCGAGGGGCACGGCCAGGAGGCCTGGGACGCCACCCTGCGCGGCGGTTTCGAGGGCGTCGTGGCGAAACGGCTCTCGTCCCGCTACACCCCGGGGCTGCGCTCACCCGACTGGCGCAAGACCAAGCATCTGCTGACCGTCGATGTGATCATCGGCGGCTGGGCCGAGGGCCGCGGCGGGCTCGCCGGGCTGCCGGGAGCGGTGCTGGTGGGCCTCGCGGAGCCCGAAGGGCTGCGGTACGTGGGCGCTGTCGGGTCCGGCATGTCCGAGCGGGAACGGCACGACCTGGCGCGCTATCTGGGCGTGATCCCGCGCGGCGGCTCGCCCTTCGCCAACCCCGTGGACGTACCGGCCCCGCACTGGGTCGAGCCCCGGCTCGTCGCCGAGATCACCATCTCCGGCTGGACCTCGGGCCGGGTCGTCCGGCAGCCGGTCTGGCACCGGCTGCGGCCCGACCTGACCCGGCTCGGCTGA
- a CDS encoding CsbD family protein → MTAKKNQKTEAKVEQIKGKTKETVGRAVGNERMTAEGRAEAAKGDMRQAKEKGKDAFRH, encoded by the coding sequence GTGACCGCGAAGAAGAACCAGAAGACCGAGGCCAAGGTCGAGCAGATCAAGGGCAAGACCAAGGAGACAGTCGGCCGCGCGGTGGGCAACGAGCGCATGACGGCCGAAGGCCGCGCCGAGGCGGCGAAGGGTGACATGCGGCAGGCGAAGGAGAAGGGCAAGGACGCCTTCAGGCACTGA